A window of the Terriglobales bacterium genome harbors these coding sequences:
- a CDS encoding tetratricopeptide repeat protein, whose translation MSRTRIFACLAVCCAILGLPNLTAQHAPAKAALSEASQPSNKVVLVLPFHNDSKAPGLEWIGEAFAEVLGQRMQSENTFVISREDRMNAFDRVGVPANAQLSRATLLLIAQQMDVDYVVFGNYNYDGNMFTAKAQLLDMRRLHLSPAVTEIGSLLQLTDIQAGTSWDLMHQIRPDLAATKQDFIAETKDIRLDALENYVRGVIATDAADRIRHFKEAVRLNPNYSVAMLQLGKTYFAQRDYASAISWFSKIPVSDKHAAEANFFLGLSAYYSGNLDRAADAFNFVASRLPLTEVFNNLGVVEARRRKPSSVEYLERAVQADPTDADYHFNLALSLARVKDTAGATKQLKETLALRPSDTEAKAYLDTVTGSSAGMRAPLERIKRNYDEASFRQLAFAIEKAEEAQMAHSDPKKHAAMHVDEGKEQLRQGFYEEARDNFRKALALDPENAEAHVGLANAQIALNDLTGARTELDSTLRTQPTPDAYVTLGQLNLKENKLDAANQAVAEALRMEPNNTSALQLKQQLESKLSSAAPQNQ comes from the coding sequence TTGAGTCGTACCCGCATTTTCGCTTGCCTGGCCGTGTGCTGCGCCATTTTGGGACTCCCGAACTTGACGGCACAACACGCGCCAGCCAAGGCAGCACTCAGTGAGGCCTCCCAACCGAGCAACAAAGTTGTGCTCGTGCTTCCCTTTCATAACGACTCGAAAGCTCCTGGACTGGAATGGATTGGCGAGGCATTCGCGGAGGTACTGGGCCAGCGGATGCAGTCGGAAAACACGTTCGTGATCAGCCGCGAAGACCGGATGAACGCATTCGATCGAGTAGGCGTACCGGCCAACGCGCAACTCTCGCGCGCCACTCTGCTGCTGATCGCGCAGCAGATGGACGTGGATTATGTCGTCTTCGGCAACTACAACTACGACGGCAACATGTTCACGGCAAAGGCGCAGCTCCTCGACATGCGCCGCCTTCATTTATCTCCCGCGGTGACCGAAATCGGATCGCTGCTGCAGCTCACCGATATCCAGGCGGGCACAAGTTGGGACCTGATGCATCAGATTCGTCCTGACCTCGCCGCAACCAAGCAGGACTTCATCGCCGAAACCAAGGACATTCGCCTGGACGCGCTGGAAAACTACGTGCGCGGCGTAATTGCGACCGACGCAGCCGACAGGATTCGTCACTTCAAAGAAGCTGTACGGCTCAACCCGAATTACTCCGTAGCCATGCTGCAGCTCGGCAAGACCTACTTTGCGCAGCGTGACTACGCCTCGGCGATCTCGTGGTTCAGCAAGATTCCCGTTTCGGATAAGCACGCCGCAGAAGCGAACTTCTTCCTTGGGCTGTCGGCGTATTACTCCGGCAATCTGGACCGCGCCGCAGATGCTTTCAACTTCGTGGCCTCGCGTCTGCCGCTTACTGAGGTTTTCAACAACCTCGGAGTCGTCGAAGCCCGCAGGCGGAAGCCAAGCTCAGTGGAATATTTAGAGCGTGCGGTGCAAGCGGACCCTACCGATGCCGATTATCACTTCAACCTGGCTCTGTCGCTCGCACGAGTAAAAGATACGGCGGGAGCTACCAAGCAGCTGAAGGAAACGCTGGCTCTGCGCCCGTCAGACACTGAGGCCAAGGCTTACCTCGACACCGTTACCGGTTCATCCGCCGGAATGCGTGCTCCGCTGGAGCGCATCAAGCGCAACTATGACGAGGCTTCCTTCCGCCAGCTTGCGTTCGCCATCGAGAAGGCCGAAGAAGCGCAGATGGCGCACTCCGATCCGAAGAAGCATGCGGCCATGCACGTCGATGAGGGCAAGGAGCAGTTGCGGCAGGGATTCTATGAGGAGGCGCGCGACAACTTCCGCAAAGCGCTGGCTCTCGATCCGGAGAATGCCGAGGCCCACGTCGGCCTCGCCAATGCGCAGATTGCGCTCAACGATTTGACCGGAGCGCGTACCGAGTTGGACTCAACTCTGCGAACTCAACCTACGCCGGACGCGTATGTAACTTTGGGACAGCTCAATCTCAAAGAGAATAAGCTGGACGCAGCCAATCAGGCTGTCGCGGAGGCGCTCCGGATGGAACCGAATAATACCTCTGCCTTGCAGCTCAAGCAGCAGCTTGAGTCCAAGCTGAGCAGCGCGGCGCCGCAAAACCAGTGA
- a CDS encoding sulfite oxidase-like oxidoreductase: protein MVLSGMFSGDERTRKEQEMREQHRLPPGQSLTLKWPVLHYGSIPRFDPEHWDFRVSGLVAHPLRFTWNEFNQLPRIQTTSDFHCVTRWSRFDNRWDGVAIGEILLRAAPLPSATHALIHAEQGYTANVPLADLDRDDVLLARHHDGEPLTPEHGYPLRLIVPQLYAWKSVKWVRGLELLNHDQAGFWEQNGYHMRGDPFQEQRFDTDGERRAVQQSSVPSAAADG from the coding sequence ATGGTCCTCTCAGGAATGTTCTCCGGCGATGAACGCACACGCAAAGAACAGGAGATGCGCGAGCAGCATCGTCTGCCTCCTGGACAGTCCCTCACGCTCAAGTGGCCAGTTCTGCACTATGGATCAATCCCGCGTTTCGATCCGGAGCACTGGGATTTTCGCGTAAGCGGCCTGGTTGCTCACCCGCTGCGGTTCACCTGGAACGAGTTCAATCAGCTTCCCAGAATTCAAACCACCAGCGATTTCCATTGCGTGACGCGCTGGAGCCGCTTCGACAATCGCTGGGACGGCGTGGCAATCGGAGAAATTCTATTGCGCGCAGCTCCGCTGCCGAGTGCGACCCATGCGTTGATCCATGCTGAGCAGGGCTACACCGCAAACGTTCCGCTGGCAGATTTGGATCGCGATGATGTCCTGCTGGCTAGGCATCATGACGGCGAGCCGCTGACGCCGGAGCATGGCTATCCCTTGCGGCTAATTGTTCCGCAACTTTACGCGTGGAAGTCTGTGAAGTGGGTGCGCGGCCTGGAACTACTCAATCATGATCAGGCAGGCTTCTGGGAGCAGAACGGATATCACATGCGTGGTGATCCGTTTCAGGAACAACGATTCGATACGGATGGAGAACGACGGGCAGTACAACAATCGTCAGTACCGTCCGCGGCAGCGGATGGGTAA
- a CDS encoding PilT/PilU family type 4a pilus ATPase, producing the protein MATTPTTTSVTPQGAAAKPAQQTFSTPALISAMVKFNPRVSDLIISPFRPPQVELSGQLVVVPGLPVLTAQDTARIAADLIGTNKRAAETLKNDGACDASYSIPDLARFRINVFRQRGTYAIVMRIIPMGIPSFDDLKLPPQLKEICNLKNGIVLVTGPTGSGKSSTLAAIIRLLNETKAYHIVTIEDPIEFMHPHGKSTIHQRELHSDTPTFALALRAALRQAPKVILVGEMRDRETIEIAMTASETGHLVFSTLHTIDAAKTVERIIGEFPIAEQTAIRNRLSQSFRYIVSQRLLPRKDGQGRVAAIEILKSTMRTRDYVQKGEKEGQSLLDAMRDGELEGMQYFDGVLEGMTREGVISKATALGYATNAGNLNLSLADFDEKEA; encoded by the coding sequence ATGGCGACTACGCCAACTACTACATCTGTCACTCCGCAGGGCGCAGCCGCAAAACCGGCGCAGCAAACTTTTTCGACACCGGCCCTGATCTCGGCGATGGTGAAGTTTAATCCCCGCGTAAGCGATTTGATCATCTCGCCGTTTCGCCCGCCACAGGTAGAGTTAAGCGGACAGCTCGTTGTCGTTCCCGGACTGCCGGTTCTCACCGCGCAGGACACCGCGCGTATCGCTGCGGACCTTATCGGCACGAACAAACGCGCAGCAGAAACACTGAAAAACGACGGCGCGTGCGATGCCTCGTACAGCATTCCCGATCTGGCCCGATTCCGTATTAATGTGTTTCGCCAGCGCGGCACGTACGCAATTGTGATGCGTATCATCCCGATGGGCATCCCATCGTTTGACGATCTGAAGCTTCCGCCACAGCTTAAAGAGATCTGCAACCTCAAGAATGGGATCGTGCTGGTCACGGGACCGACGGGTTCGGGCAAGTCGTCTACGCTTGCCGCCATTATCCGCCTGCTTAACGAGACGAAGGCATATCACATCGTGACGATCGAAGATCCAATCGAATTCATGCACCCGCACGGCAAATCGACGATTCACCAGCGGGAATTGCACAGCGATACTCCTACATTTGCGTTGGCTCTGCGTGCGGCGCTGCGCCAGGCGCCCAAAGTAATCCTCGTTGGAGAGATGCGTGATCGCGAGACCATTGAAATCGCGATGACCGCTTCCGAAACCGGCCACCTGGTCTTCTCGACTCTCCACACGATCGATGCGGCAAAAACAGTAGAACGAATTATCGGCGAATTCCCAATTGCGGAACAGACTGCAATCCGCAATCGCCTCTCGCAATCCTTCCGCTACATCGTCTCGCAACGGCTGCTGCCCAGAAAAGACGGGCAAGGGCGAGTAGCTGCAATCGAGATTCTCAAGTCCACGATGCGCACCCGCGATTACGTTCAGAAAGGCGAGAAGGAAGGCCAATCACTGCTCGACGCCATGAGAGATGGCGAGCTAGAAGGCATGCAGTACTTCGACGGCGTTCTGGAAGGCATGACGCGCGAGGGAGTCATCAGCAAAGCCACCGCGCTGGGCTATGCGACCAACGCAGGAAATCTGAACCTGTCGCTCGCTGATTTCGACGAGAAGGAAGCCTAA
- a CDS encoding nodulation protein NfeD, with protein sequence MKSRFPIWFALMLLAVIGMAASARADVLRVAVDGTINPISDEYIERGIQQAGRQHAQAVLIEIRTPGGLVDSTRNIISKILASPVPVIVYVYPTGSRSASAGFYILESADIAAMAPGTNTGAAHPVLMGTTMDPIMKEKVENDSAAFMRSFVAKRGRNVEVAESAVRQSKSFTDQEALQQHLIDYVAKDTTDLFKQMDGKSVTRFDGQKVTLHIAGAHIDDYGLTLKEEILGFLINPNTAFLVLIIGALAIYFEFNHPGAVIPGVIGIIFVILAVFALNLLPLRFAGVALIITAFVLFALEAKFATHGALGLGGTAVLILGALLLVDGPIPQMRIRLLTAVAVSVPFGLITMFLVDIAVRARRNKVVTGERGLIGEIGVAQTLLRPDGKVFVHGEIWNAHASVPIDPGSSVRVTAVHDLTLTVEPATAGVPVGSTSINTLS encoded by the coding sequence GTGAAAAGTCGATTCCCAATTTGGTTCGCGCTGATGCTCCTGGCAGTAATCGGCATGGCGGCATCAGCTCGCGCAGACGTGCTGCGGGTCGCGGTCGATGGAACCATCAATCCAATCTCCGACGAGTACATCGAGCGTGGAATCCAGCAAGCCGGCAGACAGCACGCGCAAGCAGTGTTGATCGAAATTCGCACGCCCGGCGGACTGGTGGATTCCACACGGAACATCATCAGCAAGATTCTTGCCTCTCCGGTTCCTGTCATCGTCTACGTTTACCCCACCGGAAGCCGCTCCGCTTCGGCGGGCTTTTACATTCTCGAGTCCGCCGACATCGCCGCGATGGCGCCGGGCACGAACACCGGCGCAGCTCATCCAGTGCTGATGGGCACGACCATGGATCCCATCATGAAGGAGAAGGTCGAGAACGATTCGGCCGCTTTCATGCGATCGTTCGTCGCCAAGCGCGGACGCAATGTCGAGGTCGCTGAGAGTGCCGTGCGGCAATCGAAGTCGTTCACCGATCAGGAAGCGCTGCAGCAGCACCTGATCGACTACGTGGCAAAAGATACGACTGATCTGTTCAAGCAAATGGATGGCAAGAGCGTCACGCGCTTCGACGGTCAGAAGGTCACGCTTCATATTGCCGGCGCGCACATAGATGACTATGGACTCACGCTGAAGGAAGAAATACTCGGGTTCCTCATCAATCCCAATACCGCATTTCTGGTTTTGATTATCGGTGCGCTCGCGATCTACTTCGAATTCAACCACCCCGGAGCGGTGATTCCCGGCGTGATCGGGATCATCTTCGTCATACTCGCGGTTTTTGCGCTGAATTTACTGCCGCTGCGTTTTGCCGGCGTGGCACTGATCATCACCGCGTTTGTGCTGTTCGCTCTTGAGGCCAAGTTTGCAACGCATGGTGCGCTTGGTCTCGGGGGTACTGCCGTGCTGATCCTGGGCGCTCTGCTGCTGGTCGACGGACCAATCCCGCAGATGCGGATTCGATTGCTCACCGCCGTCGCCGTCAGCGTACCTTTCGGGTTAATAACCATGTTTCTGGTGGACATCGCCGTACGCGCGCGGCGCAACAAGGTCGTGACCGGAGAGCGCGGCCTGATCGGCGAGATTGGCGTTGCTCAGACCCTGCTTCGACCCGACGGAAAGGTCTTTGTTCACGGCGAAATCTGGAACGCCCACGCTTCGGTTCCGATTGATCCGGGTAGTTCGGTTCGGGTGACCGCCGTCCACGACCTCACTCTGACGGTCGAGCCGGCCACGGCGGGTGTACCTGTTGGTTCCACTTCCATCAACACACTCTCGTAA
- a CDS encoding M13 family metallopeptidase encodes MRTFATITLFVFCIGSLCAQTAQSSASAAVSGTEATLPYSPSLDVTSIDRSVNPCENFYQYSCGGWQKKNPIPPDQTSWSVYGKLYQDNLQFLRGILEDASRTKQRDAVMQKIGDYYAACMDEAAVNSRGIQAIKPDLEAIAHLKSVHDLAPLVARLQLEASPAATMFGASSIQDPDNSEQQIAGINQGGLGLPDRDYYTKEDAKSKETRERYLQHVQKVFELLGDSPDKAQAEAQDVMRMETRLAQASLTRVERRDPYKRKNKMKVAELETLAPNFDWAAFFKTEKAPSFEILNVTAPPFFKALNAELASEPLDKWKNYLRFHVANAYSPYLSQPFVDENFAFYRQYLRGAKEQQPRWKRCVQYVDDDLGEALGQAYVRRVFSPELKASTLDMVRRIEDAMAQRIQQLDWMSPETKQQALLKLQGMRNKIGYPDKWRDYSSVKITATDFLGNVRNASFFEAHRRLNKIGQPVDHSEWGMTPPTVNAYYNPSMNDINFPAGVLQPPLYDAKMDDAPNYGDTGGTIGHELTHGFDDEGRKYDAKGNLRDWWTKADANKFMQRTQCVEDQYAKYVVVDDVHINSKLTLGEDVADLGGEILAYIAWKGATADKNLQPVDNLTPDQRFFVGFAQWACENDRPEDARLRALTDPHSPAEYRINGVVVNMPEFTQAFSCKPDQPMTKPADQVCRVW; translated from the coding sequence ATGAGAACTTTCGCGACCATCACCTTGTTCGTGTTCTGTATCGGATCACTGTGCGCACAAACTGCCCAATCGAGCGCCTCAGCCGCTGTGTCCGGCACGGAAGCGACCCTTCCCTATTCGCCCAGTCTTGACGTGACCTCGATCGATCGCTCGGTCAATCCCTGCGAGAATTTTTATCAGTATTCATGCGGCGGATGGCAGAAGAAGAATCCCATTCCTCCGGACCAGACTTCGTGGAGCGTGTACGGCAAGTTGTACCAGGACAATCTGCAGTTCCTGCGCGGCATTCTCGAAGACGCATCGCGCACGAAGCAGCGCGATGCAGTTATGCAGAAAATTGGCGACTACTACGCCGCGTGCATGGATGAAGCTGCGGTGAATAGCCGTGGCATCCAGGCCATCAAGCCGGACCTGGAAGCGATCGCACATTTGAAATCGGTACATGATCTCGCACCGCTGGTTGCGCGGCTGCAGCTTGAGGCATCACCCGCGGCGACGATGTTCGGCGCATCCTCGATTCAGGATCCTGACAACTCCGAGCAGCAGATCGCCGGCATTAATCAAGGCGGGCTCGGACTGCCAGATCGCGATTACTACACGAAGGAAGATGCGAAATCGAAAGAGACCCGCGAGCGCTATCTGCAACACGTGCAGAAAGTTTTCGAGCTGCTGGGCGATTCGCCTGACAAAGCGCAGGCAGAAGCACAGGATGTAATGCGGATGGAAACGCGCCTGGCGCAGGCATCGCTCACGCGCGTGGAGCGTCGCGATCCTTACAAGCGCAAGAACAAGATGAAGGTTGCGGAACTCGAAACACTCGCTCCCAATTTCGATTGGGCGGCTTTCTTCAAGACAGAAAAGGCGCCGTCGTTCGAGATTCTGAACGTCACCGCCCCACCTTTCTTCAAAGCACTGAACGCCGAGCTGGCGTCCGAACCGCTCGACAAATGGAAGAATTATCTGCGCTTCCACGTTGCGAACGCCTACTCGCCGTATCTGTCACAGCCGTTCGTGGACGAGAACTTCGCGTTCTATCGCCAGTATCTGCGTGGTGCGAAAGAGCAGCAGCCGCGCTGGAAGCGATGCGTGCAGTACGTCGACGACGATCTCGGCGAAGCTCTTGGGCAGGCTTATGTTCGGCGCGTGTTCTCGCCGGAGCTGAAGGCGAGCACGCTCGATATGGTCCGACGTATCGAAGATGCGATGGCGCAGCGCATTCAGCAGCTCGACTGGATGAGTCCCGAAACGAAACAGCAGGCGCTGCTGAAGCTGCAAGGAATGCGCAACAAGATCGGATATCCGGACAAGTGGCGCGATTACAGTTCGGTGAAGATCACCGCGACCGACTTCCTTGGCAACGTGCGCAATGCGAGCTTCTTCGAGGCTCATCGCCGCTTGAACAAGATTGGTCAGCCGGTCGACCACAGCGAATGGGGTATGACTCCGCCGACGGTCAACGCGTATTACAACCCGTCAATGAACGACATCAACTTCCCTGCCGGTGTCCTGCAGCCGCCGCTGTACGACGCCAAGATGGATGATGCTCCCAACTACGGCGATACCGGTGGCACCATCGGCCACGAACTTACACACGGCTTCGACGATGAGGGCCGCAAGTACGACGCTAAGGGCAATCTGCGAGACTGGTGGACGAAGGCCGATGCCAACAAATTTATGCAGCGCACGCAATGCGTCGAAGACCAGTATGCGAAGTACGTCGTCGTAGATGACGTCCATATCAACAGCAAGCTGACGCTGGGCGAAGATGTGGCCGATCTCGGCGGCGAGATCCTCGCGTACATCGCCTGGAAAGGCGCCACGGCAGACAAGAACCTGCAGCCGGTCGACAATCTCACGCCCGATCAGCGCTTCTTCGTGGGTTTCGCGCAGTGGGCCTGCGAGAATGATCGTCCCGAAGATGCGCGATTGCGCGCATTAACCGACCCGCACTCGCCTGCGGAGTACCGCATCAATGGCGTAGTCGTAAATATGCCGGAGTTCACGCAAGCGTTTTCCTGCAAGCCGGATCAGCCGATGACAAAGCCGGCAGACCAGGTGTGCAGGGTATGGTGA
- a CDS encoding SPOR domain-containing protein, with protein MLSQQVDQEKDTEIVLGTGKLLAIFFGLVLLCGTFFGLGYSVGHSASPMAIQTGQSGKTSASSGAKPLAGVTVTAPAVAQDAPPFPASDPNSAANAQVDQAPPQNQSASNTDSAPAPSPTLTPVAAIQTNTSANAETPDSGAITVQVAAVTKQEDAQALVSALQKKNYPVFISSNNGSDNLYHVQVGPFAELKDAEAMKSKLASDGYNAIVKK; from the coding sequence ATGCTTTCGCAACAGGTTGACCAGGAGAAAGACACCGAGATCGTATTGGGCACGGGCAAGCTGCTGGCCATCTTCTTTGGTCTCGTGCTTCTTTGTGGAACATTCTTCGGACTGGGCTACTCGGTCGGACACAGTGCGAGTCCAATGGCGATCCAGACTGGACAGTCGGGAAAGACCAGCGCTTCCAGCGGTGCTAAGCCATTGGCCGGCGTCACTGTGACTGCTCCCGCTGTGGCGCAAGATGCGCCGCCATTCCCGGCGAGCGATCCGAACAGCGCTGCAAATGCGCAGGTCGATCAAGCTCCGCCACAAAACCAAAGCGCATCGAACACTGACTCTGCCCCGGCGCCTTCCCCAACTCTTACGCCAGTTGCCGCGATTCAAACAAATACTTCGGCTAATGCTGAGACTCCCGATTCGGGAGCCATTACCGTGCAGGTCGCCGCTGTCACGAAGCAGGAAGACGCACAGGCTCTGGTCTCAGCCCTGCAGAAGAAGAATTACCCAGTGTTCATCTCTTCGAACAATGGCAGCGACAATCTCTACCACGTACAGGTCGGCCCGTTTGCCGAACTGAAAGATGCTGAAGCCATGAAGAGCAAGCTGGCCAGCGACGGGTACAACGCGATCGTCAAGAAGTAG
- a CDS encoding dehydrogenase E1 component subunit alpha/beta, producing MALSRTEQKKTAVAERPQEAKSYAGLTSEQLIQMYRIMYMSRRIDDREILLKRQQKIFFQISGAGHEALMVAAAFSLKGGYDWFYPYYRDRALVLALGVTPEEQLLQAVGAADDPASGGRQMPSHWGHKGLNIVTQSSPTGTQLLQAIGCAEAGHYLNRHPKAAERRDPSDYSGYKDVVFHGDEVVYVSCGDGTTSEGEFWEAINGASNMKLPVLFVVEDNGYAISVPVEVNTAGGNISKLVSNFPNFYFAECDGTDPVESYAAMQAAVKHCRSRKGPAFVHGHVIRPYSHSLSDDEKLYRPESERSRDAQRDPITRMQLFLIRENILDEEAINKLEKDVDREIQRATDHVLGARFPEPVTIKENLYSPSLDPTSAQFETQPKSSGAEKTMADLINACLRDEMKRDERIVMFGEDVADCSREQYLNEKLVKGKGGVFKLTSGLQCSYGSDRVYNSPLAEASIVGRATGLATRGLKPVVEVQFFDYIWPAFHQMRNELPVIRWRSNNGFSCPAVIRVAVGGYLTGGAIYHSQCGESLFTHTPGMRIVFPSNALDANGLLRTAIRCDDPVLFLEHKRLYRETFGRAPYPGPDYMIPFGKARIVRPGDDMTLVTYGATVPRALQAAQRIERELDISVELIDLRTLNPYDWEAIATSVKKTNRVIVAHEDTLSWGYGAEIAARIAGELFEHLDAPVKRVAAQDTFIAYQPLLEDEILPQADDFYHAIQELAEY from the coding sequence ATGGCGCTAAGCCGGACGGAGCAGAAGAAGACCGCAGTTGCGGAACGGCCTCAAGAAGCAAAAAGCTACGCGGGACTCACCAGCGAACAACTGATCCAGATGTACCGGATCATGTATATGTCGCGCCGGATCGACGACCGCGAGATCCTCCTCAAACGCCAGCAAAAAATCTTCTTCCAGATCTCCGGCGCCGGGCATGAAGCGCTCATGGTCGCTGCTGCGTTTTCCTTGAAGGGCGGCTACGACTGGTTCTATCCCTACTATCGCGATCGAGCGCTCGTGCTTGCACTCGGTGTTACTCCGGAAGAGCAGTTGCTTCAAGCGGTGGGCGCTGCGGACGATCCCGCTTCGGGCGGAAGGCAGATGCCCTCTCACTGGGGGCACAAAGGCCTGAACATTGTTACGCAGTCGTCACCCACGGGAACCCAACTGCTGCAGGCGATCGGATGCGCCGAAGCCGGACACTACCTCAATCGTCACCCAAAAGCCGCCGAGCGGCGTGATCCCAGCGACTATTCCGGATATAAGGACGTTGTCTTCCACGGAGACGAAGTGGTCTATGTCTCCTGCGGTGATGGCACCACCAGCGAAGGGGAATTCTGGGAAGCGATCAACGGCGCTTCCAACATGAAGCTACCCGTCCTGTTTGTCGTTGAGGACAACGGCTATGCCATCTCTGTGCCCGTCGAAGTGAACACCGCGGGCGGCAATATCTCCAAGCTGGTTTCCAATTTCCCGAACTTCTATTTTGCCGAGTGTGACGGCACTGATCCGGTTGAGTCATATGCGGCGATGCAGGCTGCAGTGAAGCACTGCCGCTCCCGCAAAGGTCCGGCCTTCGTTCACGGGCATGTAATTCGTCCGTACTCGCACTCGCTCTCGGATGACGAGAAGCTCTACCGTCCGGAGTCGGAGCGTTCCCGCGACGCACAGCGCGATCCGATTACGCGCATGCAGTTGTTCCTCATTCGGGAGAACATCCTCGACGAAGAGGCGATCAATAAACTGGAAAAAGACGTCGATCGCGAGATTCAGCGCGCGACAGATCACGTCTTGGGCGCGCGCTTCCCTGAGCCAGTCACGATTAAGGAGAACCTATACTCGCCAAGCCTGGACCCGACTTCTGCCCAATTCGAAACTCAGCCCAAGAGTTCCGGCGCAGAGAAGACAATGGCCGATCTCATCAACGCCTGCCTGCGCGATGAGATGAAGCGCGACGAGCGCATCGTGATGTTCGGTGAAGACGTCGCCGACTGCAGTCGCGAGCAATACCTGAACGAGAAGCTGGTCAAAGGCAAGGGTGGAGTTTTCAAACTCACATCAGGATTGCAGTGCTCGTATGGTTCCGACCGCGTCTACAATTCGCCCCTTGCCGAGGCATCGATCGTGGGACGCGCGACCGGTCTGGCGACTCGAGGACTGAAACCGGTAGTTGAAGTCCAGTTTTTCGACTACATCTGGCCGGCATTCCACCAGATGCGCAACGAATTGCCTGTGATCCGCTGGCGCTCGAACAACGGCTTCTCTTGTCCGGCCGTGATTCGCGTGGCCGTCGGCGGATATCTCACGGGCGGCGCGATCTATCACTCCCAATGTGGCGAGAGCCTGTTCACCCATACTCCGGGAATGCGGATCGTCTTCCCCTCCAACGCCCTGGATGCCAATGGTCTACTGCGCACTGCAATTCGCTGCGATGATCCCGTGCTCTTCCTCGAACATAAACGCCTCTACCGCGAAACCTTCGGACGCGCTCCGTATCCCGGCCCCGACTACATGATCCCATTTGGGAAAGCCCGCATCGTTCGTCCGGGTGATGACATGACGCTCGTGACTTATGGCGCGACCGTCCCGCGGGCTTTGCAAGCAGCTCAGCGCATCGAGCGCGAACTCGACATCAGTGTCGAATTGATCGACCTGCGCACGCTGAATCCTTACGATTGGGAAGCCATTGCGACTTCTGTAAAGAAGACCAACCGCGTGATCGTCGCGCACGAAGATACGCTGAGCTGGGGTTACGGCGCCGAGATAGCTGCGCGAATCGCCGGAGAACTCTTCGAGCATCTGGACGCGCCAGTCAAACGCGTGGCAGCGCAGGATACATTCATCGCCTATCAACCGCTGCTCGAAGACGAAATCCTGCCCCAGGCTGACGATTTCTATCACGCCATTCAGGAACTGGCGGAGTACTGA
- a CDS encoding slipin family protein: MKLDYLIYAIIIIVGLYLISSIKILAEYERGVIFRLGRLLTSAKGPGVILVFGPIDRMVRVSLRQEALEVPPQDIITRDNVTLKVNAVIFLRVIDPNKAVVEVSNYVYQTSQFAQTTLRSVLGEVELDELLSHREKLNLRIQTILDQHTAPWGVKVVNVEVKQVDLPESMLRAMAKQAEAEREKRSKIIHAEGEFSAAQRLADAAQVLATQPITIQLRYLQTLTEIGVEKNTTIVFPLPLEFMNSFNKILEIHSQANKTA; encoded by the coding sequence TTGAAATTGGACTACCTAATCTACGCCATCATCATCATCGTTGGGCTCTACCTTATTAGTTCGATCAAGATTCTCGCTGAATACGAGCGCGGCGTAATCTTCCGGCTCGGCAGGTTGCTGACAAGTGCCAAAGGTCCGGGAGTGATTCTGGTCTTTGGTCCGATCGATCGCATGGTGCGCGTTTCTCTCAGGCAGGAAGCGCTCGAGGTTCCTCCGCAGGACATCATCACGCGCGACAACGTTACGCTGAAAGTAAACGCGGTTATTTTTCTGCGCGTGATCGATCCGAATAAGGCGGTTGTCGAAGTTTCCAATTACGTCTATCAGACTTCGCAGTTTGCGCAGACTACGCTTCGTTCCGTTTTGGGAGAAGTCGAACTCGACGAGTTGCTCTCGCATCGCGAAAAGTTGAACCTGCGAATTCAGACAATCCTTGACCAGCACACCGCGCCGTGGGGCGTGAAAGTGGTTAACGTCGAAGTGAAGCAGGTCGATCTGCCGGAGAGCATGCTGCGCGCGATGGCAAAGCAAGCGGAAGCCGAACGTGAAAAGCGTTCAAAGATCATTCATGCGGAAGGCGAATTCTCAGCCGCACAGCGGCTGGCGGATGCAGCGCAGGTACTGGCGACCCAGCCCATCACCATCCAGCTTCGGTATCTGCAGACGCTGACCGAGATCGGCGTCGAAAAAAACACGACGATTGTCTTCCCGCTGCCGCTTGAGTTCATGAACAGCTTCAACAAGATTTTGGAAATACATTCGCAGGCGAACAAGACCGCTTAG